The window CGATAATGAGGAGTGCGGCGCTCCTGTAGGCGACCCGTTTGTGCTGGTCGACCTGCTGGCGACCCACCGGACCGATCTCAACCATCCCGAGCAGCGCAGTGGCGAGATAGACGATGACTGCGATCGAGATGCCGACACCGACGAGCAACACGATCGCTCCCTCGATCAGTCCAGGCGGTATACTCAATGCCTCCTGACAGATGGCACGCTGTGCCGTCACCGGCTGAGAGAGCACCGCCGATCCGGTGGTAAGTATGCCGACCCGTCGAGCTAACCGGCAGCCTCCGTGGGTCGCGTCTCGGTCGGCAGCTGTGCCACCCTCTACAGGGACGTCCTGTGACTGCATGTCTCTTCTCGCATCCTGACTCGCCGACAGGCGGAGCCTCGGGTCGTCACCACACGATGAAGCACGAGTTGACACTGCACGATATAGAGATTTGTGGAAACAATGTGGGGTATCTCGGCGAATAGTTTTCCAAATGTTAATTTCTTGTGTATTCGTACTGCGGAAACAGCTATCTTGGATACCGCGAACAGAGAGCCGATCACCAATGTTCGACTCGCTACTCGAACGCATCCAGATCCCCGACGGGTACGCTCAAGACGTCGATAGCTACACGGATCTCTTACTCGAGAGTCCCGACATCGCCGATCGCGTCTTGCTGTGGAACGAGAGCCCGGTCGTCATCCTTCCGTGTTACTATCCGGTATGGCCCGAAGAGCGAGCCCCGCTGTTCAAGTACAGCTACGTCTCAGACATCCCGACGGATCTCAGCTCGATCCGAACCGTCCTCGAACAGGCCGAAACGTACCTCTCACCCCGTGATGAAACACTGTTCATCTACGGGATTCGGTTCGGGAACGTCCAACTCGTCTCGAACACACCCGGCCGCTTCCTCGCGGATATCGAGAAACTCGACGCTTACCGAGAGCGCCTCACAGAAGACACCGACGTAACAGTCCCTCGTGGTGTCTCTTCGCGGAGTGCTGCAGCATCAGGACTGTGGCCGACCGAAGACGGGTGGTTGTACGTAGAAGGGAAGGCGTTCGGCGCGGATTATGTCCACTGGACGGTCGGACTTTTACGGATGTACGACCCGTGGGATACGGCCCCGATCGAGGCGTTCTACGAGTCGATCACCGACCGACCACCAGGGCGCGATTCGTTCTGGCCACTCAGAGCGGTCAGGGCGACAGCGAGTACACTCGGACCACCGGTCCCGTTCTCCGAGTCGCTAGCTGGTCGCTTCACCGACGTCTTCGGAGATACATCGGCGTTCCGGCTCGCACCAAATCCTCTGTACAACCGAGCAGAGACCGTGTACGGATCAGAGTCGCCACTCGGACACTCGGATGCTGGACACCACCTTGCGGCTCCCCTGTTCGAGCTCCCGATGCTGGTGTACAGAAACGAGAATACGAGCTGGATACCAGACGCCGAGTATTCCGCTCAGAGCATCACCGCTGTCAGCCCGCCGAATCAAAACACGCTGTTCGTCATGGCGACACTCAAGCGAGGTCGTGCCTACTGAGCGTGACCCAGACTGCTGGCGTGGAGTCGACTCAGCCGTGAGTTTCGGTGCCGAACAGAACTCCACCTGCTGTGTGCTGTGCGTTGCACGCTTGATGCGGGCTGACGACGTTGTGCTTTCTGGAATAACTGGAAACGACGCGTCCGAAAAGTGGAATGTCCACAGTTCCGACCTCTGTGAAGCTGCGTCGAACCAGTCCGTCTCGTCGGCGACACGGAGTGTCTCGACGTCTCCGACGGTGATAGCTAGCACCGTGACGTCGAGACCCTCGGCTATCGTGTGGCACCCTGGTCTCTTTCCACGCATCGATTGGCGTGTCGGTCGACGTCGCACCGCCTTCTGTCGAGCACACCGGTGACCTGTGAGAACAGCTAAACTCAGTATACTGATCCCAAAAGTAATATTCTTGCACAATCGAGACCACGTGTACTCGATTGCCCACCCGCCGACCTGAACGAGCGCGTCAGCGAAGGGTGGAAAACAGACACCAGTTCAGCCGAGCGCGTCCGCACCGTCATGAGACGGACGTACGAGCCCCACTCGGTCGCCAGTATCGCCGAGCGTGCACGGACTGCAGAAACCACTGCACGCAAGCATCTGAAGATGCTCACCGAGGACGGCTTCGTCGAGGCGGTCTCGCCTCCCGACGAGCGGGGAACGTGGTACAGGCGTGCTCCCCGGTCGGTCGTGCTCGAACGCGCTCGACAGCTTCTCGATACCGTCGACACCGAGATCGACGCTGCGGTGATCACACAGGCAGACGACGCGGCGAAACCTGACGCTCGCACGAGCAGCACCCGCGCTTGCAGACGCCACCGAGGCTGTCGAAGACGAGACCGGTGAGTACGGTGATCTCGACGGAGTTACCGGCTAAAGTGATGCAGAACTCCGAGTCACACTCGATCCGAGGAGCCATCGACGCTGGTGCGCTCTACGACGTTCGTGCCGAGTTCGAACGGCTCGAACCGCCCGCACGCGGGTCACTCGACGATCCGGTGAATCCCAGTGAACTGCGCCTCCACCTTGATGACGGAATCGGTGAGGCGACGAGCGCGACGATCACCGTTCGGTGGTCGGTCACAGACGACTACAACGTCCACTACAGCGACGAACTGGATCGCATCCTCCGGTGGGACGTCCATCCACACGAGTACCCCGCTCCGGCCGGAGACCCCCACTACCACCCACCGCCGACGGCATCGAGCGATGACGACGACGTCGAACCCTCCTGTATCAGGGTCACGGAGATCGTTCTCGTCGTGCGTGCCGTCCACCAGTTGTGGCGTGCTGGGTACGACACCGCGAGCACCGACCCGCTCAACGACGTGACCGATCCGCCCTGATGGGCACGCTCCTCGGTCGAGCTGCTCGAACTGACTGTCTCCACTGGGTGGCCAAACAAACAACAAAAAAGGTTGTTCCTGGTGATTACTCCCAGTACCGACCCCGCCCGGGGAAGGTGACACCCGACCAGCCAGTCACCGCGAGCGACACACTCCCTTCGTACCAGTTCTTCGCGGCCGCCCGGATCCGAACGCGCTCACCCTCCCGCACCGTGGGTTGGTTCGACCGCTTCCACGAGGTGACTTTCACGCGTCCCGTCTCGTCTTCCAAGAGTCCCACCCACTGAATCGCGGGGTGTGATGGCGTCCACAACCGTTCGATCACGCCTTCCACACAGACCTCACCCGCATCCACCACGTCGAGTTCCCCGACAGGCACGACCCGTCCGGGCCGCTCGCGAAGCCGCTCTGCAACCGCCACGACCGCGCTCAGAAGACTCTGCCCCTCTGCAACGCGCTCGCCCAGTTCCCGCCCGATTGCCGCCCGACTCACATCGTCGTACCGTCCGTGCAACCGCGCCGCCTCTCTGTTCACACCCGCCAACTCCTCACGCTCTAACGTCTCGCGTGGATCGACGATCTCGGGGTCCGCCCACGGGTCGACACTCGCTCTCCGCTCCGCAAACGCCTCTCGTCTCTGCTCGTTCGCTTCCTCCGTCACGAACCGCGTCGCACCTTCCCGGCCCGGCTCTTGGCTCCGATCCGTCCGTGCCCGCGTCCGCTCGACCTCCGCTTCCCGTCCACACATCCGCTCGTAGGCTTCCTGCGTCTGCCCGAACAACCGTCCGTCCGCCAGCTCACGCTCGTCGGAATAGTCGATCTTCGCCTGGATCTCTTGGGACACGCTCGCCCGGAACTCCACCGAGACGCGCTCGAACGCCCACGCCTCGTTGGTCGTCTGTTTGCTCGTCGATACTGCTTTCTTGCCGCTCTTCGTACTACTCATTGGTGTTCTAGCACCGAAGGCACTCACACGGTGCCTTTCCGCCACGACGACTCACCAGCCGTCGCTTTCTCACTCAAACCTACGACATCAACAGCAACACGGACACCGCCGCTCGCGCCTTCGGCGCGCCCCTTCGGGGCGCGAGCGGCGGGCTCTCGTTCAGTACAAAAAGCCACGCGCGGCCGCCCCGGCCAGTGGAGTGGCCAGCGGAGTGTGCCTGTCGCCGGTAGTTCCGTGCAGCGCACGGAACTCGACAGGCCAACCCGCTGGCACGCCGGGAGGGCGTGAACCCCACTGGCCGAACAGGGCGGGCGAGCGGGGCGTCCCGAATCGACAGCCCTCGTCCGTCCACCCGACCCGTTCACCAATCGGGGTCGACGGTGAGCTGGGTGATCATCCGTCCGTCTCCTCGGTCTCGAAGGCGCTCTGGGCGGGGAACAGTGAGTGCGAGAGTACACAGATGGCTCTCAACCATTCAATCCGGCTTCACACTCAGGTTCACGATCAGATCTGGACTGCCCCTGCCGGGAGCACACCCCGAGTGTGAACCGCCGCTGTACGTCCGAGACGGTTCATCGAGCGCGCTCCGGGCGCAATCGGCCCCGAAGCCACGTGTGAAACCACTGACCGAGCACCCGATCGAGTGAGGGTGAGAGTTCTCTGGTCGTCGTACTTACCTATTTGCCACAGCGAGAGAGTGTTCGATTGCCGAAACGACGAGTTCCACTATCACATCCTCCCCAGCGTGAACGCCGGGGTTTCCTCGCGCTGGGGTATCGCTTACCGACCCACGGAGGCAACTTGCGGGTTCGT of the Salinirubrum litoreum genome contains:
- a CDS encoding winged helix-turn-helix domain-containing protein; this encodes MNERVSEGWKTDTSSAERVRTVMRRTYEPHSVASIAERARTAETTARKHLKMLTEDGFVEAVSPPDERGTWYRRAPRSVVLERARQLLDTVDTEIDAAVITQADDAAKPDARTSSTRACRRHRGCRRRDR
- a CDS encoding DNA-binding protein; protein product: MSSTKSGKKAVSTSKQTTNEAWAFERVSVEFRASVSQEIQAKIDYSDERELADGRLFGQTQEAYERMCGREAEVERTRARTDRSQEPGREGATRFVTEEANEQRREAFAERRASVDPWADPEIVDPRETLEREELAGVNREAARLHGRYDDVSRAAIGRELGERVAEGQSLLSAVVAVAERLRERPGRVVPVGELDVVDAGEVCVEGVIERLWTPSHPAIQWVGLLEDETGRVKVTSWKRSNQPTVREGERVRIRAAAKNWYEGSVSLAVTGWSGVTFPGRGRYWE